CGGGAACGTGCTCGGCGATGCCGATAAGAGTATGCGCAAACACCCTGATGATGTTCGCCGTATCTCGCTAGCAGTGCCCGACTCGCCTTCCACACGTCCCGAGTATGTGGATTTTTGTGTTGACGATTTTCCGGGTGGGTTGCGATCCTGTCTTGAAGCGATTCTGATGGTGGCCGACCAGCCTCAACAGGCGGCCGACCTGGCCCGTGTGTTGGCGGTTGATGAGGATCAGGTCACCGCTGCCCTTCAGGCGATGCAACGCGAATACGACGGCGACGCAACACGGGATCTCGCCCCTCGGGGATTCGAGCTGCGGCATACCGCCCGTGGCTGGCAATACGGCAATCGTGCCGTGTTCGAACCGGTGGTTTCGGCTTTCGTCACCGACGGGCAGATGGCGCGGCTTTCGCAGGCGGCGCTCGAGGCCCTTGCCATTGTGGCTTACAAGCAGCCGGTCACCCGTGCTCAGATCGCGGCCATCCGTGGGGTCAATTCCGACGGTGTGGTGCGTGCGTTGAACGTGCGTGGCCTGATCCGCGAAGAGGGTGCCGATCCCGATTCCCGTGCGGCGTTTCTGGTCACCACCGGACTGTTCCTTGAGAAAATGGGCCTTGAATCGCTCGATCAGCTGCCCGAACTCGCCCCCTTCATGCCTGCTGCCGATGATGTCGTGAACCAGGCTCACGCCGATGAGGTCTAGCCGTAACGTTCGCA
The window above is part of the Bifidobacterium sp. ESL0704 genome. Proteins encoded here:
- the scpB gene encoding SMC-Scp complex subunit ScpB — translated: MRKHPDDVRRISLAVPDSPSTRPEYVDFCVDDFPGGLRSCLEAILMVADQPQQAADLARVLAVDEDQVTAALQAMQREYDGDATRDLAPRGFELRHTARGWQYGNRAVFEPVVSAFVTDGQMARLSQAALEALAIVAYKQPVTRAQIAAIRGVNSDGVVRALNVRGLIREEGADPDSRAAFLVTTGLFLEKMGLESLDQLPELAPFMPAADDVVNQAHADEV